One window of the Candidatus Nanopelagicales bacterium genome contains the following:
- a CDS encoding MarR family winged helix-turn-helix transcriptional regulator produces the protein MSRVEQAPQATNTVSMLGQAYSLLGFQIVEGVVGSGYPQKPSHSAVFSQISPDGSRLTDLARGANMTPQAMGELVDELEDLGYVVRTPDPTDRRAKLIMLTPRGHDCIAAGIATIDGIEARLTEVLGERGHRDLRRLLRTILTTA, from the coding sequence GTGTCTCGGGTCGAACAAGCCCCCCAGGCGACCAACACCGTCTCGATGCTCGGCCAGGCCTACAGCCTGCTCGGGTTCCAGATCGTCGAGGGCGTCGTCGGCTCCGGCTACCCGCAGAAGCCGTCACACTCGGCCGTCTTCTCCCAGATCAGCCCCGACGGGTCGCGGCTCACCGACCTGGCCCGCGGCGCCAACATGACGCCGCAGGCGATGGGCGAGCTCGTCGACGAGCTCGAAGACCTCGGGTACGTCGTGCGGACGCCGGACCCCACCGACCGTCGCGCCAAGCTGATCATGCTCACCCCGCGCGGGCACGACTGCATCGCCGCGGGCATCGCCACCATCGACGGCATCGAGGCGCGCCTGACCGAGGTCCTCGGCGAGCGAGGCCACCGCGACCTGCGCCGCCTGCTCCGCACGATCCTGACCACGGCATGA
- a CDS encoding DUF4386 family protein: MTTTLTTGLERPRTSARSGGIAAIGQAGCFVVGLALFGGVVAPSGFGDLTTDPAEQVAYLVDHQGLLAVGYAVIYLLFGALLVVQALALHGLLVTRAPLLARVATAFAVVWAALMFAAGMTAIVGADMVATLSGSDPGLASSLLLSLQMVTEGTGGGIELVGGLWLLLVSVAATRAGLLPRWLNALGIVAGVAGVASTVLAVGDVAIAVFVTAAVTWYVGVGGALLRGRVRAAA, translated from the coding sequence ATGACCACCACCCTCACGACCGGACTGGAGCGACCGCGCACGTCGGCACGGTCCGGCGGCATCGCCGCGATCGGACAGGCCGGGTGCTTCGTCGTCGGGCTGGCACTGTTCGGCGGCGTCGTCGCCCCCTCGGGGTTCGGCGACCTCACGACCGACCCGGCGGAGCAGGTCGCCTACCTGGTCGACCACCAGGGCCTGCTGGCCGTCGGGTACGCCGTGATCTACCTGCTCTTCGGTGCACTGCTCGTCGTCCAGGCGCTCGCCCTGCACGGACTGCTGGTGACCCGGGCACCGCTCCTCGCCCGTGTCGCCACGGCCTTCGCCGTGGTCTGGGCCGCACTCATGTTCGCCGCCGGGATGACGGCGATCGTCGGTGCCGACATGGTGGCGACGCTCTCCGGGTCCGACCCCGGGCTCGCCTCGTCACTGCTGCTCTCCCTCCAGATGGTGACCGAGGGCACGGGCGGCGGCATCGAACTGGTGGGCGGGCTGTGGCTGCTCCTCGTGAGTGTCGCTGCGACGCGCGCCGGCCTGCTGCCCCGGTGGCTGAACGCGCTCGGGATCGTCGCGGGGGTGGCCGGAGTGGCGAGCACGGTCCTCGCGGTCGGCGACGTGGCGATCGCGGTCTTCGTGACGGCCGCCGTCACCTGGTACGTGGGGGTCGGCGGTGCGCTCCTGCGCGGGCGGGTGCGCGCGGCCGCCTGA